In a single window of the Rhopalosiphum padi isolate XX-2018 chromosome 1, ASM2088224v1, whole genome shotgun sequence genome:
- the LOC132929369 gene encoding THO complex subunit 4-like, whose translation MDLSLDELIKSKRSTSRGGRRGGGRQGGSRGGGVKRGGGGGGGSNFRSNGAAGGGGGPMRRGRPMARRSNGFSPYSKGDVNGSWTHDMYEGPKRQQMRGGLSTTNIHKIVISNLDFGVTSTDIQELFDEFGPLKTATVHYDRSGRSLGTADVVFDSKNAALKAVRQYNNVPLDGCPMKIELATDLSTVANLATRLSRPAQLPIRGTRGGVRGNRGNSRGGRGNSRGNTRGRGGGSSRGGRNNQEKKMPNKDELDAQLDSFIKSKNN comes from the exons CTCGTGGCGGACGTCGTGGTGGCGGAAGACAAGGCGGTTCTAGAGGCGGTGGTGTCAAACGCGGAGGCGGTGGTGGCGGAGGATCGAATTTCCGATCAAATGGTGCTGCCGGCGGTGGCGGAGGTCCCATGCGCAGAGGCAGACCGATGGCTAGGCGTTCAAATGGATTTAGTCCTTATTCCAAG ggtgATGTAAATGGATCATGGACTCATGATATGTACGAAGGACCTAAAAGACAACAAATGAGGGGTGGCCTATCTACTACCAATATTCATAAGATAGTCATCTCAAATTTGGATTTTGGAGTTACATCAACTGATATACAG GAACTTTTTGATGAATTTGGACCTTTAAAAACTGCTACAGTTCACTATGATAGATCAGGAAGATCATTAGGAACAGCAGATGTTGTTTTTGATAGTAAGAATGCTGCATTAAAAGCAGTTCGTCAATATAACAACGTACCCTTGgatg GTTGTCCTATGAAAATAGAACTTGCTACAGACTTATCTACTGTTGCCAATCTTGCTACACGCCTAAGTAGACCAGCGCAATTGCCAATCCGGGGAACTCGTGGTG gaGTTAGAGGTAATCGTGGTAACTCTAGAGGTGGTCGTGGTAATAGCCGTGGCAACACCAGAGGACGAGGCGGAGGCAGTAGCAGAGGTGGCAGGAATAATCAGGAAAAAAAGATGCCAAATAAAGATGAACTAGATGCACAACTTGATAGCTTTATAAAAAGCAAGAATAACTGA
- the LOC132929378 gene encoding ubiquitin-conjugating enzyme E2 S — translation MSSISNVENLSPQTIRRLVREQEELIKDPPEGIRIVVNDSDVTDIQAFIDGPAGTPYAGGRFNVKLVLGKDFPHTPPKAYFLTKIFHPNVASSGEICVNTLKRDWKQDLGIKHILLTIKCLLIVPNAESALNEEAGKLLLEEYDHYFQRAQMITEIHAPIPKSMKIGREDDSSDGPLAKKHAGSKTLEKKKISKDKRKTLKRL, via the exons ATGAGTTCC ATTTCCAACGTCGAAAACCTGTCACCGCAAACTATCCGCAGACTAGTCAGGGAACAAGAAGAACTGATAAAAGACCCGCCAGAAGGTATACGGATTGTCGTCAATGATTCTGATGTCACCGATATCCAAGCATTCATCGACGGCCCCG CGGGTACACCATATGCGGGCGGTCGGTTTAATGTGAAGTTGGTGTTGGGTAAAGATTTTCCACACACACCACCAAAGGCATATTTCCTTACCAAAATTTTCCATCCCAACGTTGCAAGCAGCGGTGAAATATGTGTCAACACTTTGAAGAGGGATTGGAAACAAGATTTAGGAATAAAACATATTCTTCtt acgattaaatgtttattaatagtaCCAAATGCAGAATCCGCTTTAAATGAAGAAGCTGGCAAACTTCTATTAGAAGAATATGATCATTATTTCCAAAGAGCACAAATGATAACAGAAATTCATGCACcg ATACCAAAGAGTATGAAGATAGGACGAGAAGATGATTCAAGTGATGGTCCATTAGCAAAAAAACATGCTGGTAGTAAAACattagaaaagaaaaaaatttctaaaGATAAAAGGAAAACATTAAAAAGActttag